GATCGTCGTGAGCGGGGGAAACGCGGAAAGGCAGCCCGGCGTGTCCGTGtctgccttgggcagctctgggcGCAGGCCCCCTGCTCCCAAACACCCCAGGGGGCGGGAGCTTGCCGGACCGGAGGCGACAGTGACCGCCGCGTCTCAGCGTCCTCTCCGCGCTTTCAGGATGACGACCTCAGGCGCGCTCTTTCCAAGCCTGGTGCCAGGCTCTCGGGGCACCTCCAACAAGTACTTGGTGGAGTTTCGGGCGGGAAAGATGTCCCTGAAGGGGACCACCGTGACTCCGGATAAGCGGAAAGGGCTGGTGTACATTCAGCAGACGGACGACTCGCTTATTCACTTCTGCTGGAAGGACAGGACGTCCGGGAACGTGGAAGACGTGAGTGTCCCTGAGCCGCAGCAGCAGGACAGGCGACTTCTCGGGCCCTCGGAGTCCTCGCTTTGGAGTTCGCGGTGGGGGCTTGGCCGCATCTGGGGACCGCTCGTGGGGCCGTCATCGACTGCCCTGCTGATGGGTCGTCCTGGTTTCCGCGGTGACAGGGGCATCTCGGCCACTGTGTATCTTGAACTGTCCGTGTGAGGTGCCTGGGTTGGAGGTGTGGCCCTGGAGAGCCCGGagctctgtgcctggccttgaactGTCCGTGTGAGGTGCCTGGGGTTGGAGGTGTGGCCTTGGAGAGCCTGGAGCTCTGTGCCTGGCGGCTTCACTCAGTCTTCTTTGTTTTTCAGACTCTAAGTTGTTCTTTGTTACATTTGAGAGCAGTTCAGAGTTGGCTTTTTAACTACTCTGGGAATGTTGTTCCCAGCACGTCTCAGAAACCCCGTTGCCATCTGAAAGGCCCCCTTCCCTGCTCTCTCCCCTGGCCTTGCCTTTCATGGGCTGTCTCTGAccctggcttctctgccttgtgGAGACCCTACCAGCGAGGGGTCTGGCGGCTTAGCTGCCCCTTGCGCACCCCACCCGGTTAGACCCAGGGCTCGGCACGCTCTCCTGAGACTGGGCACAGTGATGCCATCTGCgccactgactctcttttccccTGGCTTGCCAGGACTTGATCATCTTCCCTGACGACTGTGAGTTCAAGCGGGTGCCGCAGTGCCCCAGCGGGAGGGTCTACGTGCTGAAGTTCAAGGCAGGGTCCAAGCGGCTTTTCTTCTGGATGCAGGTATGGGGCAGGCCTTGGGGTTGTGCCTTTTTGTTGCCCTGCGATTCGGTTAGGAACTTGCTTACAGTGTGGTGCAATTGGCTTTTATAAACCAGCGGGCGCTGGCCACACCCAGCCACACGGCCTGAGATGCCACCTCAGGGCTGCGGTGCATGCTACCTGGGGCCGAGGTCCTCTCCCAGAGTACGGAGGCTCCAGGCTGGGCTGCGGGCAACCGATTGCGGTGTGAAATTTCCAGGCAGACAGGCATGCTGGCCCTGGTTCTAACGATGCCCAGTGCCCTCTCTCTGCCCCTTGCCGTGGGTCACTGAGGCCCCCACAGCAGAGGCAGAGGCCCCTGTGTGGCTTCCCTGCTGGTGCTCACAGAAACGAAGCATCCTGCTCACACTTTCCACAGTCCTGCCCCTTCCCTGGCAGTGTGTCCTGGAGGCCAGGggtgtcagtgcccagggtttctCTTACCCACAGCTGCAGAGCGTCTTTTGGGTCTAGAGGCCGCTGCTCATTCTGTCATCTGTCAGTGACCATTGAGCTTGTTGCCGTTTTTTGTGCTGTTACAGGCAGTGTTGCAAAGAATTGCCCGGTACACAGATCATTTTCCATAAGCCAGTATCATCTGTAGGTGAAAACTGGTGGCGGGCCTGTGGTCAGGAAGCGTGTGCATGCGTTTGCAGTGTGGAGAGAGAAGGCCATGCTCTCTGCCAGAGGTGGAGTtgctgtccccaccccaccccccttgGCACTTTCGAGAGCAGGGGTGGCCCTGTCTGAGGTCTCTGTGGAGCACATGGTCTGTGTTGCTGCTCACCTGTGCAGCGGCCTGGGAAAATGAACAGGCATAGCCAAACTCCAGTtaaactttatttgcaaacacAGATGGGGGCCACCATTTGCCACCTGCTGGTGTAGAACGTGTTTTTCCACGGTTTTGCCAAGAAATAGTGTCCAACTGTTACCACCCTCTCCCTTTTTTCCCCGATTTTCCTGTTGGTGGCTTTTAAGTCCCCTGTTCCAGCTTTGCCATGAGAGCAGGGACTCCCAGTGTCCCTGGCGCCCTGCAGCTTCCATAGCCGTTCGGGGTGTACGTGGGTGCTCTGCTCCCAGCTCTGTGAGCTCGCAGGTCGATGCTTCTGACACTGatctgtgcacgtgtgtgcacacgCGTGTGCTCGATTGTGAGCGCCTGCCGTGGCCCTGGGCCGCAGTGTGCTGAGCGGGCCAGTTCGCTGCCTTCCACTGGTTGAAGGAAGGAGACGGGTGTGTAAAGAACCGCACCCCAGAGGGCAGGAGGGTGAGAGGGCTTGGCCTGGCAGCAGCTAAGTGCCTTCGGAGCTCTAGGCTCCCCATTTGTGAAATGGGCGGAGGGGGACAGGGCACACCCGGGATTGCGGCAGATGGGGACAGGGCGCGGAGCATCGTGCTCAGGAGGCGCCACTGCCGTCCCCTCACCTGCTGGGCCGGGTCCTGTTTCCTCAGCACTGTGTGGCCAGGCACACGCGCCTCTGCGTCTCAGGTCCCTCACCTGGAAGCCAGGTCAGAGGATGGCTGTGGTGGCCCTGGGTGAGCTGGCGCCAGCTCCTGCCCTTACATGCCCTTCCTCTTGCAGGAACCCAAGACAGACCAGGATGAGGAGCATTGCCGGAAAGTCAACGAGTATCTGAACAATCCCCCGATGCCTGGGGCGCTGGGGGCCAGCGGAAGCAGCGGCCACGAACTCTCTGCGCTAGGCGGTAACTGTCACATGTGTCACGTGAGCTCAGGGTTTCCTGGGAGGCCAGAGTCTACTGTGGATGACTCGCCCCCTCAGCACAGGTTGTTTGGAAGTGGAAATAGAAGATTCTAAGTTAGAGACCCTGTGAGCTCCCTGGgtcactccccactcccaccttcACGGGGTAGGACGGGTCTGCATCCCACCGTCGCCTCACTTCAAGTGGTGCCTCCTGTAGGATTCAGGGGCAGCCGAGTGGGGTGCTCAGCAGAGGCGCAGGCAGCGTGGTGGGGCCCGCGTGGATCTGGCTGGGGCAGGCCCGCCTGAGCTGCAGTGTTTTCCAGGTGAGGGTGGCCTGCAGAGCCTGCTGGGAAACATGAGCCACAGCCAGCTCATGCAGCTCATCGGACCAGCCGGCCTTGGAGGACTGGGTAACGTGCGCCACCCGGGCTCTTGGGCAGCTTCTGCTGGGAATGCTTTGAGGCCCGGTCTCTGTTTCCTTTAAACTTCTGCTGGCTCTGTCTGCGTAGTGTCGGGGAGCCTGTGTGTCTGCAAACTGGTTCCCCTTTGGGAATGCGCTTGTTTGCCTGTGGCTAGAGCTGGGTAGGTGAGGGCTTCTGGGCCCCTGGTGAGGACCCCAGCTGGGTACTTCGGAGGAGGGTGACTGGCCGAGCGGTGGGGCTGGAGGACTGGAGGGAGCTGGGGTTCCTGCGCCCAGGGTCCCCTGGCCCCACATGGCTGCCTGCCTGCTGCTAGCTCATGGAGTGCAGACCTGTGTGCTTGGCCCTTCAGAAATGCTTGTCCCTTTGGGTGGGATCTGGACTGAATCTTCTAATCTAAGCACATGAATTGTGTAATGGCATGGAACAGAAGTGACCTTGCTTCCAGAACATAGCCGCAAGTGTCCGCCTGCCCCACGCCGCTCCTCCAGGCCTGTGGGTCCCCACCGCCCCGCTTCTTCCTGGCTTTGGTGTTGGGAATTCCTGCTCCTCTGGCctggggaggggccaggctctTCCTGGTGGGCTAGAGGGCATCCTGAGCTTGCATTTCCTTGCCCCTCACAGGTGGGCTGGGGGCCCTGACTGGACCTGGCCTGGCCAGCTTACTGGGGAGCAGTGGGCCTCCAGGGAGCAGCTCCTCCTCCAGGTGAGCCTCATCGCTCCTGCCACGCAGGTGCCACGGTGTTAAGGGAGGGGCAGTGGGGAATCCTGGCCCGGCGCCCTGGACCCTGCGAGTAGGCCCTGCCGTGTGGGGTGTGTCCGCTCCAGCGGTGCCCTCTCTTCGCAGCTCCCGGAGCCAGTCGGCAGCAGTCACCCCGTCATCCACCACCTCTTCCACCCGTGCCACCCCAGCCCCTTCTGCTCCAGCAGCTGCCTCAGCAACTAGCCCGAGCCCCGCGCCCAGTTCCGGGAATGGAGCCAGCACAGCAGCCAGCCCGACCCAGCCCATCCAGCTGAGCGACCTCCAGAGCATCCTGGCCACGATGAACGTACCAGCCGGGCCAGCAGGCGGCCAGCAAGGTAACGTGTGCTGTCGCCTGGAGCTGGGTCGGGGGCATGGGGCCTGCTGACCCTCGCACGCTCACCTTCCAAGGTATCTGCCTAGTGTGCACGCCTGGGGTGCTGGGGCCATGAGCTGAGTCCCTGCTTGCATGCCTTCCATGTGGGCACTTAGGCTGTCATCGAGCTGATGGCCGTGTTCTTGTGCCCCAGTGGACCTGGCCAGTGTGCTGACGCCGGAGATAATGGCTCCCATCCTCGCCAACGCGGACGTCCAGGAGCGCCTGCTTCCCTACTTGCCATCTGGGGAGTCGCTGCCGCAGACCGCGGATGAGATCCAGAATACCCTGACCTCGCCCCAGTTCCAGCAGGTAGAGGCCGGGCCCAGGGTGTCCTCCACTGTGTGCTCAGGGAgtgggcaggagggaggaggaggcccTGCCCCACCTTCACTGTGGCCAGTGCTTCATGTGCCTGACCCGCAGAGCTGGCAGCTGAGCAGTGTGGCTCTGGGGTGCAGCCCGGGTTGGAGCTCAGTCCTCACCTGGCTCTTCTTGCAGGCCCTGGGCATGTTCAGCGCAGCCTTGGCCTCGGGGCAGCTGGGCCCCCTCATGTGCCAGTTCGGTCTGCCTGCAGAGGCCGTGGAGGCCGCCAACAAGGGCGGTAAGTGGCTGCGCCTGCACCTCCAGGCCAGAGCCAGGGGCAGGGTCCATTCCTGTCCCCCTGGATCTGCAGAAGTGGGGCTGAGGGGGTAAAGGTCACAGCCCTTCTGCCCTTGATCCCATCACTTTGATCCCCAGTTCTGGGCAAGGGTTAGACACCACCTTGTGTCTTTAACGTGTTCTAGATGTGGAAGCGTTTGCCAAAGCCATGCAGAACAACGCCAAGCCCGAGCAGAAAGAGGGCGACGCGAAGGACAAGAAGGACGAAGAGGAGGACATGAGCCTGGACTGAGCCACGCGCCGTCCTCCGAGGAACTGGGCGCTTGCAGTGCGTTGCACACCCTCACCTCCCACCCACTGATTATTAATAAAGTCTTTTCTTTTACCTGCCAACGCTTAGTTTCTTTGCCCAAAGGGAGTTTTGGCTGGACAGGTGCTAGCGTGGGGAGCTGCTGTAGGGTCCCAGAGAAAGTTATTTGACCTAACAACGGAAAACGGTCACCCCAGGAAGAGTTTGGTGCCTCTGTCCAGGCCGGTTCCAGACCTGTCTTGAGACTCTCTCTGTATTTAAGTCAACATTCGGTTACACAGaagttactttttaatttttaaggaggAAGCAGTGATGATGACAAATCTCTCACAATTAAAAATGGGTGGAAGGgccaaatataaaaacattttgcagtattttattctttcatttaagaAGCTATAACTTAAACCATCTTCAGAAACAAGATCTGTCACCCGTAGAGCCTAGAGTCCCAATAGACACCTATGAGGCGAGCACAAGGGGCGGTGTGAGGCAGCTGCAGGGGCCTGACCAGGGGCCGGGGTTGGCTGTGCCCTAGGCGACTGGGCAGCCACTGGCCCCCACTGCCCCGTGGACCTCCACAGAGCGAGTCATGGCGACGGGGGACCGGTTCACTGCCAGCCTCCTCATGCAGCCGCGGTAGGCGGGGGGCCAGGGCTGCACGGCCATGGGCTCTGGGGGCACAGGGGAGATGGAAGAAGGCTGGTTGGGGGGCAGCTAGAGACCCACAGGCCCTTCCCAAACATCAGTGCCCCACCCAGCCCCTGTCTCATTCCACATcacaggagggtgggaggggggtggaaggtgggggggtgggaggagggtggggggtggggggagggtgggggggtgggaggagggtggaaggtgggggggtgggaggggggtggaaggtgggggggtgggagggggtaggaggagggtgggagggggtgtggggtggggggtggaaggtggggtgggaggagggtgggagggggtgggaggaggggaggagggtgggaggagggtgggagagggtgggaggagggtgggagggggtggggggtgggagggggtgggggggtgggagtAGGGTAGGTTACGCAGCACCTAGTCCTGAGGGGCAGCTCCCCCACCCTTGATCAAGGCCACACTCACCAGGCAGGCCCCCGAGGTACAGAGGGGCTGGGGCACCAGCTGCAGCCGCCAGCAAGGGACCCACGGTGTGGTTGCTCTGCACATCCACCTCCAGCCGGATCACATTCCCGCCTTTCATCACTGGGAGAAAGGGGGACTCCTGAGGCCAGGTGGTCCTCAGCCCAGCCTCTCTCCAGCCCCAAAAGAAGCCACCCCACCCAGAGTCCCGCCTGTCTCCTGCTCTGCAGAAGGGTGGGGTTGGCAGAGTGCCCTGGCCACAGGAGGGGCCTCACCTGCCAGCCGGTGCCACTGGCCGTCACACAGCACTGAGGGGCGGGTCACCGACGTGGAGAACTCCCCTGCTCCGTCATCTGCCCGCAGCAGGACCTGGCGGggtaggaagggagggagggtcaGGCTGTGCCCCCGAGGTCACCAGAATGGGGAGGCAAACCCTGCCCTGGCACGCCACCTCTGCCAGGCTTACTTGCTTCTCGGTCACCTGCAGCTGCAAGTAGGGGGGCGTCCGGGCCTGGCCCAAGTGGAAGATCAGTCCGGTGACTGCCAGGGGCCGCACCTCCAGTTCCAGGCCCACATCAGGCAGGGTAGCTCCTGGGAGGTCTGCGGGGAGGGGTTGTgatggagaaggaaggaggggccCCTCCCCAGAACCTCCTGgagccccctgccctgccctgctgggGCCTGGGATGCCAGCACCCACAGACCTAAAGTGATAACTCCCCCGCTGCCTGGGAAGAACAGGCCCGCCTCCAGGGGGCCCAAGATGCAGGGTGTGACCCCTGCCATCCGTGTGGGGGCCCCCAGGGGCCTCCCGtgcagcctcagtctcttcaCACAGCCGCTGAACCCGACGGTCACCTATAGGAGCAGACAGGGCAGGGATTAGGGCCCAGGGCAGCTGAAAGGTGAACagtgggtggggagtgggggctggGGCAAGATGGTTCTCACCGGAAGTTTGGAGCTGTGGCTGCTGGCCGGGAGGCCGCCCACAAAGAgggtgtggggctgggggtgCTCTGCCCCCTGGTGCTGCCGGTGCGGCCCCTCCTGGCTCCAGGCCCGGGCCCCG
This window of the Gorilla gorilla gorilla isolate KB3781 chromosome 21, NHGRI_mGorGor1-v2.1_pri, whole genome shotgun sequence genome carries:
- the ADRM1 gene encoding proteasomal ubiquitin receptor ADRM1 isoform X1, with product MTTSGALFPSLVPGSRGTSNKYLVEFRAGKMSLKGTTVTPDKRKGLVYIQQTDDSLIHFCWKDRTSGNVEDDLIIFPDDCEFKRVPQCPSGRVYVLKFKAGSKRLFFWMQEPKTDQDEEHCRKVNEYLNNPPMPGALGASGSSGHELSALGGEGGLQSLLGNMSHSQLMQLIGPAGLGGLGGLGALTGPGLASLLGSSGPPGSSSSSSSRSQSAAVTPSSTTSSTRATPAPSAPAAASATSPSPAPSSGNGASTAASPTQPIQLSDLQSILATMNVPAGPAGGQQVDLASVLTPEIMAPILANADVQERLLPYLPSGESLPQTADEIQNTLTSPQFQQALGMFSAALASGQLGPLMCQFGLPAEAVEAANKGDVEAFAKAMQNNAKPEQKEGDAKDKKDEEEDMSLD
- the ADRM1 gene encoding proteasomal ubiquitin receptor ADRM1 isoform X2, encoding MTTSGALFPSLVPGSRGTSNKYLVEFRAGKMSLKGTTVTPDKRKGLVYIQQTDDSLIHFCWKDRTSGNVEDDLIIFPDDCEFKRVPQCPSGRVYVLKFKAGSKRLFFWMQEPKTDQDEEHCRKVNEYLNNPPMPGALGASGSSGHELSALGGEGGLQSLLGNMSHSQLMQLIGPAGLGGLGGLGALTGPGLASLLGSSGPPGSSSSSSSRSQSAAVTPSSTTSSTRATPAPSAPAAASATSPSPAPSSGNGASTAASPTQPIQLSDLQSILATMNVPAGPAGGQQVDLASVLTPEIMAPILANADVQERLLPYLPSGESLPQTADEIQNTLTSPQFQQMWKRLPKPCRTTPSPSRKRATRRTRRTKRRT